Proteins encoded within one genomic window of Besnoitia besnoiti strain Bb-Ger1 chromosome II, whole genome shotgun sequence:
- a CDS encoding hypothetical protein (encoded by transcript BESB_039010), with amino-acid sequence MQGSRGCGASFGSSQEEGSEGGGTSSSLRALQHLLRSTSSSQPTVSVDSQSQSHNDSQSFASPSVFLSASHPASGSRSPFSQPFSFSSSFAVSVLACPSCGASSRSFCLDDSGHYVCGECGVEQQGVRTLERDEHDVCMDFFGGGGAGVDGEGSAPAGSFRFTRACATAAGGVGEAIRALAESQREADEKRRREDDLATHLGESGASQDFFFSQEAQEAQVRAELAAVAEEGRRGDERARELLREEERLLLLQAKGARATRRGGDDEGAAGEEEDFLLPLFHLCLEEAKGLLGALGEGGGLSAKGHSVGCEREEVLLQAWQTLLLSCCRKLRRFRLPAGLIEREARKASFCPSRLENQAREDRYQFRVMREAEYPDAWSMYLNFLASNKLPVRTFFCNVTKHSFKIPFYRCVSSSLAERRRILNKQREILNHPRLPPAIKAVVALMGLDRPAYVRRVVPFYRGRFFSHSRKFFSLLLPPQARQVTAAPAGHVAGGSRRTECGADDDEDRDQRMNYPLSLPSSTSQISSRPHEADREPCAADPSSWYPASALSLSIATDCAAHLFSSPSAQASPSPFSPSPFSPSPIVVPALSCGGGRGPRETESAAWAAAASSGAAKRDEEEKVSLAPFSVLPLPLPRPRRQAALTNAAGGGGAERASRAAKGRESEPFALKEKRSNARKLVDKGWEGGAWSQAVCAPKCAACVDEQAKAREVGRPASRKRRSASVAVEPAHAEGPAAFLEAFVEQRTELITLNRVAVRRYGKHMDMRVRNPASSRASARNKPIKMKNNAAPIASHMVHRQGFFVQERDDLGDCSALPLWILQLMSVARGLVENPGPSQGVPQLTQSSRAEKRVAYLIDAIYEHDFLALLLRYLAREKENERASLQPPHEASGADTDAPAPRSAPQEDRSQAIGGGEGAEHRPEEKETSVSADVKAALLPLSPSSASGASEVSSGSCGALAQPEPPSSALAVAPSASLPEVSASSVSACISSACVSGASSSSSFSSFSAASPTSSTSLLWISSSALVRKYLSLPFARALLVWAAELTVEQARRRKRRERRDEGDVLDFASRKRRRRQPSNALYAPGSRGLCLAQEGAAVPALVDVNASGVCTPYPAASAAASPGRRRPSRYGSASSTSLLSSSSSSSFASSSSPGRPLPFEATAAAAGFSPSPEALPSSAALSRDPFFLLHAFGGGPEAAACAPPSEAALVAEVVGTVKERRKRKSIGRKGFLSPLALPPHGSRSLTLAQTSPAGSSLAALSPSSAFSPSSASLVSDASSAAHAAAAPLCALDERGVEAEGEEHARERDREGTHLAIVPVGTADVCLFPSAFQTGQHGAPSSASLLHLQGPSDATSLSPVAAAPAAASGLSALAPSVASVARSSPSLVSTRGVWHGRDRLTRGPLCSSSSSLCPSFLLLPPWLSVVTSAQLELLLLPKRESRKSRKNQAGAVGMDGAEGTEAPQKHAKKMGSVRAQIDAELARLERCLLGAAEARDSYSAEPGANGGGREAKSEARGAREPSTKHSTWMVARMQPERRLRALRTNAVRTVFSLLAHHVSKEAVPLEGGRTSLSPPAGDKDPASAMGREKAARASAPSASASSPRPLTASLSAGGLKGGLESVAAPAEADAAEAACRRAQRERQEISALLLASRLFDRSLPDELPAIDFSLLLTILWIAILNCRLPLTAHDVLQFLLTDILPVISLPRYLPPALFASCGLSSAFLLHPSHRLSSFSSSFQVARLPSAAVLHRVATFLTQTVGVYVHPIQPTALLPRLAHGVFSRSGLAGAGSLVAHFARCVLEWVEADEVERRRARARRRARRRRARRRREAAEGARRAEAGAACSSGVKGNAGVPLGETSEAETAGGWARRGSASLASDSFSDSSSCASSSASSWASSSSEHEARRKKKRRLLTDEDAQLADASLSSSSGDEGDLSRQSAKRSSRLLASAAAFGSASLCLSSAPPRETSSSAPRSMASVLGTFCFRRFPAPVAAGAALLLAARLLWPLCCAQPHLAFPPSPASAQARSLNRRRERSPAAPSPVSWSREARVPHNTGHAAVAGEAEFSVFSLLGASLRYDCETDAWTALLCGEAAAQRSAAGARIGDTGDSDTGDGDSGEREEVTRTMGLDGDHAETQPGEAEGQASVLEEGERGDAAGGDRASPEAAAGAGACGNGQLPGPCSQRKQRKATQVEDDDLSTTKHEEGAAWDVAEGEIELLPLLPVVISVRVLRPGGRGRRRTSFRERPPAPTETGRADDAPARQGNENETQGRHCPLVSFKVPCAAVGWRSAGRAALWLLALLVDSFCRLCSELFTPPCPSSAPSGDDCFALPASSLAASDALSRFLAVLSVRGKHPGAESHSPQTRAEASFSSGGSAPRASSGLTAFPPPVMQFLLDAQASVDFHAGLSGLRALSGSWRVAASFARTYVSANGAKVSSPSTTPSRRPSAACVSFSPPSGTGRGRHSDAAFLSGLLHSGDGVTSLDVEAPFALPYACLEPAAGAGSCAGEGVEGEERSRDGNGGKEVRAQGLAQGGDGLAPREDSAREETERALLRHRLLRLLDREHQAQWSLLSSLPTNQQLFSSLVSSSSLPACALDTPGASAAACSSSPLSALLSPSLAHLLQLHPYLDLSQADRRDVRKKLKDFLVNRPRLKTAAATTVAALSCEYEDAETEKEDSDEARPAQGRGGGARRASGTPNGSEEDDEDEEAPQAFRKVRSARPGAADLSRTRTDGGENSTMPFASLAEELERAAGSVAASFGRLVREASEEVDAERERTESEERGSRGAGWRQKRRRRRSTRSPDERDTKGRHGYEVGEAGRCKPLVLLPVCPLAAPFPHADPQTVSSPGPHGEETSWQWLGDPLTPVSADVLRPLSAEICASGCAAPASPSLPELLALRFLAANNVPPPPSWTRLSAPPPSAGVCNSASGARSGALKPSGGAADEEESDDEDEPILAAARAQRRRAAADKTQTAEPSRGVTSAEAAGEPEALAADLAASVAAPSAFQEEGLFTGGARRLPPALDGMGAQEGCLPAAYLVLLYKVAAFLGIHPNELHKCTYTMEHALVLRAYEAEKQQTEGEEKKKRGWEAKGEAALTAGAEEPGLATEEPDARRHRRRTSTKQKNGYADINCIKRVLSMAGSWGQWHQMEYARDEQKKRHEKRERKERQREEWRRREARDRQGTARVEEIHAATLAEVARTEEEEDDAGKRKEEKKKRNAEKQRRKEEKQRRKEEKQRRKEEKQRRKEEKQRRKEEKQRRKEAKREKASGDKGTERDAKHPHEERLPRKA; translated from the exons ATGCAGGGgtcgcgaggctgcggcgcctccttcgggagttcgcaggaggagggaagtgagggcggaggcacttcttcgtctctccgtGCGCTTCAGCATCTGCTGCGCTCGACTTCGTCCTCGCAGCCCACGGTCTCCGTCGACTCGCAGTCCCAGTCTCATAACGACTCGcagtccttcgcctcgccttcggtcttcctctccgcgtctcaCCCTGCGTCGGGCTCCCGCTCTCCGTTTTCTCAGcccttttctttttcctcttcgttcGCTGTGTCAGTTCTCGCGTGCCcgtcctgcggcgcgagcagcCGGTCTTTCTGCCTAGACGACAGCGGGCACTACGTCTGCGGCGAGTGCGGGGTAGAGCAGCagggtgtacgtacactcgAGCGCGACGAGCACGATGTGTGCATGGATTTCTtcggggggggcggcgcaggcgttgacggcgagggcagcgcgcccgcggggtcCTTCCGCTtcacgcgtgcatgcgcgacggccgcgggcggcgtcggggAGGCGATTCGCGCACTCGCCGAgagccagagagaggcggatgagaagcggagacgcgaggacGATCTTGCCACTCACCTTGGGGAgtcgggcgcctcgcaggactttttcttctcgcaggaggcgcaggaggcgcaggtccgcgcagagctcgccgcagtcgcggaggaggggcggcgcggcgacgagcgggcgagagagctcctgcgcgaagaagagcgtcttctgctgctgcaggcaaagggcgcgagggcgaccagacgcggcggagacgacgaaggcgcagccggcgaggaagaagacttCCTGCTGCCGCTCTTCCATCTCTGCCTCGAAGAGGCCAAgggcctcctcggcgcgctaggcgaaggcggcggactCTCCGCGAAGGGACACAGCGTCGggtgcgagagagaagaagttCTCCTCCAAGCCTGGCAGACGTTGCTGCTCTCCTGCTGCAGAAAACTGAGGCGTTTTCGCCTACCTGCTGGACTCATCGAGCGCGAAGCCCGGAAGGCAAGCTTCTGCCCGTCCAGATTAGAAAACCAAGCGAGAGAAGACCGATACCAGTTTCGCGTTATGAGGGAGGCCGAGTATCCAGAC GCCTGGAGCATGTACCTGAATTTCCTCGCGTCGAATAAGCTGCCGGTTCGGACGTTCTTCTGCAACGTGACCAAGCACTCTTTCAAAATTCC GTTTTATCGGTgtgtctcgtcttcgctggcggAGCGCCGACGCATTTTGAACAAGCAGAGGGAGATCTTAAACCaccctcgcctgccgccggcgatCAAAGCCG TCGTCGCGCTGATGGGTCTCGACCGGCCGGCGTACGTTCGCCGAGTCGTGCCGTTCTACCGCGGGCGATTTTTCAGCCACTCGCGGAAGTTCTtttcgctgcttctgccgccgcaAGCGCGCCAAGTGAccgccgcgccagccggCCACGTCGCGGGCGGCTCCCGACGCACGGAatgcggcgcagacgacgacgaagaccgAGACCAGAGAATGAACTATCCGCTCTCGTTGCCCTCCTCGACCTCCCAGATTTCCTCTCGCCCTCACGAAGCCGATCGcgagccctgcgccgccgacccGAGCTCCTGGTATCCTGCGTCCGCCTTGTCGCTTTCCATCGCAACTGACTGCGCGGCTcacctcttctcttctccctcggcgcaggcctcgccgtcgccgttctcgccgtcgccgttctcgccgtctccgaTCGTCGTCCCCGCGCTCTCCTGCGGGGGAGGCAGAGGTCCGCGCGAGACTGAGAGCGCGGCgtgggctgcggcggcttcttccggcgctgcgaagcgcgacgaggaggaaaaggTCTCCCTCGCACCCTTCTCAgttctgccgctgccgctcccgcggccgcggcggcaggcggcgctcacgaacgcggcgggcggcggcggagcggagCGTGCGTCGAGGGCAGCGAAggggcgcgagagcgagccgtTTGCGCTGAAGGAGAAGCGCTCAAATGCGCGGAAACTCGTCGACAAGGGGTGGGAGGGCGGTGCGTGGAGCCAGGCTGTCTGCGCACCGAagtgcgccgcgtgcgtcgaCGAGCAGGCCAAGGCACGTGAGGTGGGGCGTCCGGCGTCGCGGAAGAGGCGGTCGGCGAGTGTCGCTGTGGagccggcgcatgcagaaggcCCAGCGGCGTTTCTCGAGGCGTTTGTGGAACAGAGGACCGAGTTGATCACGCTCAATCGCGTCGCGGTGCGTCGCTACGGCAAACACATGGACATGCGAGTGCGCAATCCCGCGAGttcgcgggcctctgcgcgaAACAAGCCGATCAAAATGAAGAACAACGCGGCGCCGATCGCCTCGCACATGGTGCACAGACAGGGCTTCTTCGTTCAGGAGCGAGACGACCTCGGCGACTGCAGCGCGCTCCCGCTGTGGATCCTGCAGCTGATGAGCGTCGCGCGAGGGCTTGTCGAGAATCCTGGCCCCAGTCAAGGCGTGCCACAGTTGACACAGTCCTCGCGGGCTGAGAAACGCGTCGCCTATCTG ATTGACGCGATCTACGAGCACGACTTCCTTGCGCTGCTCCTGCGGTACCTCgcgcgcgaaaaagaaaacgagagggcctcgctgcagcctcctcacgaggcaagcggcgcagacacggacgcgccggcgccgcgttcggcgccgcaggaggatAGGAGCCAGGCGatcggaggaggcgagggggcAGAGCATCGCccggaggagaaagagacatCTGTGTCGGCTGACGTC aaagCAGCGTTACTGCCCCTTTCcccgtcgtccgcctcgggcgcgtcgGAGGTCTCGTCGGGCTCCTGTGGCGCCTTGGCGCAGCCTGAGCCGCCGTCCTCAGCTCTCGCTGTAGCTCCTTCAGCCTCTCTTCCAGAAgtgtctgcctcctctgtaTCGGCCTGCATCTCttctgcctgcgtctctggtGCATCCTCATCTTCTTCGTTTTCatctttctctgcggcgtcgcccacGTCCTCGACTTCGCTACTGTGGAtttcctcgtcggcgctcgTCCGCAAGTACCTCTCGCTGCCCTTCGCCCGCGCGTTGCTCGTCTGGGCTGCAGAGCTTACAGTCGAGCAGGccaggcggaggaagcgacgagagcgcagagacgagggcgacgtgctcgacttcgcctcgcggaaacgacggaggcggcaaCCGTCAAATGCTCTTTACGCCCCTGGGAGTCGCGGTCTCTGTCTTGCGCAGGAAGGAGCAGCGGTGCCCGCGCTCGTCGACGTGAACGCTtcaggtgtatgtacaccgtACCCAGCGgccagcgcggccgcttcgcccgGCCGTCGCCGACCCTCGCGATAcggctctgcgtcgtcgacTTCTTtgctgtcgtcttcgtcgtcttcttcgtttgcgtcgtcgtcttctccgggGCGGCCGTTGCCCTTCGAGGCaaccgccgcggccgcaggcttctcgccttcgcctgaagctctgccctcctccgcggctctcaGCCGCGATccgttttttctgctgcatgcgttcgGCGGGGGgcccgaggccgcggcgtgtgcgccgcCCTCGGAGGCCGCACTGGTGGCGGAGGTCGTCGGCACAGTGAaggagcggaggaagcggaagagcATCGGCCGGAAAGGCTTCCTCAGTCCGCTCGCCTTGCCGCCTCACGGGTCGCGCAGCCTCACTCTCGCGCAgacgtcgcctgcaggctcctcgctggccgcgctctcgccgtcctccgccttctccccgtcctccgcctcgctcgtctccgacgcctccagcgcagcgcacgccgccgcggcgcccttgTGCGCGCTagacgagcgcggcgtcgaggccgaaggagaagaacacgcgagagagagagacagagaaggaacGCATCTTGCCATCGTGCCTGTGGGAACCGCAGACGTCTGCCTCTTTCCTTCGGCCTTCCAGACTGGCCAGCACGGGGctccgtcttctgcgtcaCTCCTCCATCTGCAGGGGCCCTCCGACGCTACCTCTTTGTCtccggtcgcggcggcgccagccgctgcgtcggGCCTTTcggccctcgcgccgtcggTGGCCTCGGTGGCgcgctcgtctccttctctcgtCTCAACGCGCGGCGTGTGGCACGGCCGCGACCGGCTGACGCGAGGgccgctctgcagcagcagcagcagcctctgTCCTTCGTTTCTCCTTCTGCCGCCGTGGCTGAGCGTCGTCacgtctgcgcagctcgagctgctgctgctgcccaAGCGAGAGTCGAGGAAAAGCAGGAAAAACcaggcgggcgcggtcgGGATGGACGGGGCGGAGgggacggaggcgccgcagaaacaCGCGAAGAAGATGGGAAGCGTCCGCGCGCAGATCGAtgcggagctcgcgcggctggagcggtgtctcctcggcgcggcggaggccaggGACAGCTACTCGGCGGAGCCGGGCGCCAacggcggcggtcgcgaggcgaaatcagaagcgcgcggggcgagggAGCCGAGCACGAAGCACAGCACGTGGATGGTGGCCCGGATGCAGCCCGAGCGACGTCTACGCGCCCTGAGGACGAACGCAGTTCGCACAGTCTTTTCACTCCTGGCGCACCACGTCTCGAAGGAAGCGGTGCCTCTCGAGGGCGGGCGAACGAGTCTGTCCCCTCCAGCAGGCGACAAGGATCCAGCGAGCGCTATGGGTAGGGAGaaagccgctcgcgcctcggcaccgtcggcctccgcctcgtcgcctcgcccgctgaCCGCATCTCTGTCTGCGGGGGGGTTGAAGGGCGGCCTCGAAAgcgtcgctgcgccagcggaggcagacgcagcagaggcggcgtgcaggcgggcgcagcgcgagaggcaagagatttccgcgctgctgctcgcctcgcgaCTCTTTGACCGGAGTCTACCCGATGAACTCCCTGCAATCGACTTCTCGCTCCTCCTCACGATTCTCTGGATCGCCATCCTCAACTGCCGACTCCCGCTCACGGCGCACGACGTCCTCCAGTTCTTGCTCACg GACATTCTTCCAGTCATCTCCCTGCCGCGCTACCTCCCACCTGCGCTCTTTGCGTCCTGCGGCCTTTCCTCGGCCTTTCTGCTGCACCCGTCTCACCGCCTCTCAAgcttttcctcctccttccaggtcgctcgcctgccttccgccgcggtgCTGCACCGCGTCGCCACCTTCCTCACGCAGACGGTtggggtgtacgtacaccccaTTCAGCccacggcgctgctgccgcggctcgcccacGGAGTCTTCAGCCGCAGCGGGCTggccggcgccggcagtcTCGTTGCGCACTTCGCCCGCTGCGTGCTGGAATGGGTCGAGGCGGACGAggtggagaggcgcagagcgcgcgcgcgcagacgcgcacgtCGCAGACGTGCacgtcgcaggcgcgaggccgccgaaggcgcgcgtcgagctgaggccggcgccgcctgttCGTCTGGCGTCAAGGGCAACGCGGGGGTTCCCCTGGGAGAGACTTcggaggcggagactgcggggggctgggcgcggcgtggcagtgcgtcgctcgcttcgGATTCCTTCTCCGATTCTTCCTCCtgtgcctcctcttctgcctcctcatgggcctcgtcttcttctgagCACGAGGCtcgaagaaagaagaagcggcgtctcctcacTGACGAAGACGCCCAGCTAGCGGATGCGTCgctcagcagcagctcgggGGACGAGGGCGACCTGAGCAGACAATCCGCAAAGCGATCCTCGCGACTTCTggcctcggccgccgcgttcGGCTCCGCTTCCCTGTGTCTCTCGTCTGCCCCCCCGCGTGAgacctcgtcgtctgcgccgcgctccatGGCCTCAGTTCTCGGCACATTTTGCTTCAGGCGATTccccgcgcccgtcgccgccggcgcggcgctcctcctcgccgcgcggctgctgtggcCTCTCTGTTGCGCTCAGCCTCACTTGGcctttccgccgtcgcctgcgtctgctcaGGCGCGGTCGCTGAATCGTCGGCGTGAGCGCTCCCCCGCTGCTCCATCGCCTGTCTCGTGGTCTCGAGAGGCTCGCGTGCCGCACAACACCGGGCatgccgcggtcgccgggGAAGCGGAattttctgtcttctcgcttctgggcgcgtcgcttcgctACGACTGCGAAACCGATGCCTGGACGGCGCTCCTGtgcggcgaagctgcggcgcagcgaagtgccgcaggcgcccgaaTCGGAGACACCGGAGACAGCGATACTGGAGACGGAGACTCCggggagagggaagaagTCACGCGAACGATGGGCCTCGATGGCGACCACGCAGAAACGCAgccgggcgaggcagagggacAGGCGAGCGTgctggaggagggcgaaagaggagacgcggctgGGGGCGACCGCGCGAGTCCAGAAGCTGCGGCTGGCGCCGGTGCCTGCGGGAATGGGCAGCTACCGGGGCCGTGCTCGCAGCGTAAGCAAAGGAAGGCGACCCAAGTAGAGGACGATGACCTGAGCACCACGAagcacgaagaaggcgctgcgtgGGATgtggcggaaggcgagattgagcttctccctcttctgcctGTCGTGATCTCGGTTCGCGTGCTGCGcccgggcgggcgcggccgcaggaggaCGTCCTTCAGGGAGCGCCCACCAGCCCCGACGGAGACAGGGCGTGCCGAcgatgcgccggcgcgacaaGGCAACGAGAACGAAACGCAGGGTCGCCATTGCCCTCTCGTTTCTTTCAAAGttccctgcgccgctgtgGGGTGGCGCtcggcaggccgcgcggcgctgtggcttctcgcgctccttGTCGACAGCTTCTGCAGGCTCTGCTCAGAGCTCTTCACGCCTCCGtgtccttcttccgcgccttctggAGACGACTGTTTCGCATTacccgcctcgtcgctcgcggcttcgGATGCGCTCAGTCGCTTCCTAGCCGTTCTGAGCGTTCGCGGCAAGCAcccaggcgcagagagccactcgccgcagactcgcgcagaggcgagttTCTCCTCGGGGGGATCGGCTCCGCGTGCCTCTTCAGGCCTCACGGCGTTTCCGCCGCCCGTGATGCAgttcctcctcgacgcccAGGCGTCTGTGGACTTCCACGCGGGCCTCTcggggctgcgcgcgctgtccGGCTCttggcgcgtcgccgcgtcgttcGCACGAACGTATGTCTCTGCCAACGGTGCGAaagtctcctcgccctccaccacgccgtcgcgccgcccctccgccgcatGTGTGTCGTtttcgccgccctccggcaCGGGCAGGGGACGGCACAGCGATGCGGCCTTTCTGTCGGGACTGCTGCACTCGGGGGACGGCGTCACTTCCCTCGACGTCGAAGCCCCCTTCGCCCTTCCCTATGCGTGCCtcgagcccgcggcgggcgctgggagctgcgcgggcgaaggcgtggagggcgaagagcggAGCCGCGACGGCAATGGAGGCAAAGAAGTACGTGCACAGGGACTCGCgcagggaggcgacggcctggcgccgcgcgaagactcggcgcgagaggagacggagagggcgctgctgaggcaccggctgctgcgcctgctggacAGGGAGCATCAGGCGCAGTGGAGTCTTCTCTCGAGTCTGCCTACGAACCAGCAGCTGTTTTCGagtctcgtctcctcgtcgtcgctgccggcaTGTGCGCTGGACACCCCGGGCGCCAGTGCCGCCGCgtgctcgtcgtcgcctctctcggcattgctctcgccctcgctggcgcaCCTCCTGCAGCTTCATCCGTACTTGGACCTGAGCCAGGCCGATCGCCGCGACGTCCGCAAGAAGCTGAAGGACTTCCTTGTCAACCGCCCGCGGCTCAAAACGGCCGCCGCCACaaccgtcgccgcgctctcctgcgagtacgaggacgcggagacggagaaagaagacagcgacgaagcgaggccggcgcaggggcgcggtggcggcgctcggAGAGCGTCCGGTACTCCAAACGGCtctgaggaggacgacgaggacgaggaggcgccgcaggcgttcCGCAAGGTGCGATCTGCGCGGCCCGGGGCGGCGGACCTCAGCCGGACGCGAACAGACGGCGGGGAGAATTCCACGATGCCcttcgcgtccctcgcggaggaactcgagcgcgcagcaggcTCAGTGGCTGCGAGCTTCGGCAGGCTCGTGCGCGAGGCCAGCGAGGAGGTGGAcgctgagagagagagaactgagagcgaggagcgaggcagTCGAGGAGCGGGCTGGCGtcagaagagaaggagacggaggTCGACGCGCAGTCCGGATGAGCGAGACACGAAAGGACGCCACGGGTACGAAGTGGGTGAGGCCGGGCGGTGCAAGCCTCTCGTTCTGCTTCCGGTCTGTccactcgcggcgcctttccCGCATGCGGATCCACAGACGGTATCTTCGCCTGGTCCCCACGGGGAAGAGACCTCCTGGCAGTGGCTAGGCGACCCTCTCACGCCGGTATCTGCTGACGTCCTGCGGCCTCTGTCCGCGGAGATCTGCGCCTCGGGgtgtgcggcgcccgcctcgccgtccctgcctgagctcctcgcgctgcgatTCCTGGCGGCCAACAAcgtgccgcctccgccctcttgGACTCgtctctcggcgcctccgccttcggcCGGGGTTTGCAATTCCGCTTCTGgggcgcgcagcggggcCCTAAAACCCTCCGGGGGAGCCGctgacgaggaggagagcgacgacgaagacgagcccATTctggcagcggcgagagcccaaagacgccgcgccgccgccgacaagacgcagacggcTGAGCCGAGCCGAGGGGTGACATCTGCGGAAGCGGCGGGGGAGCCCGAGGCGCTTGCGGCCgacctcgcggcgagcgtggcggcgccgagcgccttcCAGGAGGAGGGCTTGTTCACAGGCGgtgcgcggaggctgccTCCCGCGCTGGACGGCATGGGCGCGCAAGAAG GCTGTCTTCCGGCGGCGTACCTCGTGCTTCTCTATAAAGTCGCGGCCTTCCTTGGAATCCATCCGAACGAACTTCATAAG tgtacgtacaccatGGAGCACGCCCTGGTGCTGCGGGCCtacgaggcggagaagcagcagacagaaggcgaggagaagaaaaagaggggatgggaggcgaagggcgaggccgcgctgaCCGCGGGAGCAGAGGAGCCAGGCTTGGCGACAGAAGAgcccgacgcgcggcgacacaGGCGGAGAACATcaacgaagcagaagaacgGCTATGCGGATATAAACTGCATCAAGAGAGTGCTGTCTATGGCGGGGTCGTGGGGGCAATGGCATCAAATGGAGTACGCCCGAGacgagcagaagaagcgacaCGAAAAGCGGgagcggaaggagagacagcgcgaagaatggcggaggcgggaggcgcgagacagaCAGGGGACTGCGCGGGTGGAAGAAATTCATGCTGCGACGTTGGCCGAAGTGGCGcgcacagaggaggaggaagacgacgcggggaagcgaaaagaggagaaaaagaagcggaacgcggaaaagcagaggcgaaaggaggagaagcagaggcgaaaggaggagaagcagaggcgaaaggaggagaagcagaggcgaaaggaggagaagcagaggcgaaaggaggaaaagcagaggcgaaaggaaGCGAAACGAGAGAAGGCCTCTGGCGACAAAGGGACGGAGCGTGATGCGAAGCACCCGCACGAAGAGAGACTTCCGCGAAAAGCGTAG